aaaataaaactgactGTAATTTCTACAAAGCATTTTCCTCTACCATTTCTTAAATCTTGCATTTCAGGGTTTTACCCTAACAATACAAATAAGGCATGCATGACTAAAGAGAACTGTGTGGGGAAAATCCTAATTGTaacttgaatctctttgttctaagtggtaaaaCCTGTTCAACCCAGTTCGACATGCACATTTtagcaaataataaacaaaaagtaTCCCAGACTAAGAGTATAACCACTTAAGTAAAGTAATTATGTAATACCAAAACAAAtggcaaagaaaacaaataataaaatagtgtaTGAACACACAAATAAATCTAACAGAACTTACTTAGGATTTTGACCCACATGGTGGGTTGAAATACATCAATAAGACATTATGAGTTTTCCCAACCATCAAATTCTTGTCTGCTGACAGTGCGCGTGTTCGGGCTTGAACTTTGTTTTTAAGTCACTGTTGCATCTTGTGAACATTAATGTACCACATCGATGGGAGCCAAGTTTGTTTTGCCCTTGTAATATCCCATAACCGCATCTACTGTAACACCTGTTGGGTGGTTAGCGGATGCCGGATGGATTATCGAAAATTATCAGCAGTTGTGTTTGAATCTTAAATGTGGTTTGACTGCCTCCTGAACACTGGGGGTGCTGTGTGCTTGTTGTGCCACTCCGCTCAGATAACAAGCTATGAACCATGGGaataaacatgatgcaaattcagGATGAAACACACAGCTAAATAGAAAAGTAAAAGTGAAACTGAATAATGTGGGTGGGGATGGTACTGCAAATTAGCAATGGTTCAGAACAGTGTTGTGGAATGTTGAGAAACCTGTTTGGAGCATTGTTCCATCTCGAGCTGTGTCAGATGCAGTAAGTTTACTGATTCAAAACAAATGCTTCAAAACCCGCCAGTTGATTTGCCCCCTCGGTTGTTGAAACATCATAAAACACAAGTCAGTGAACTTGGATCACATCATTTTTGAATTTCATAGTATTTAAAAGTTTGTATGTGTACGAGCATGTACACTGCTTGTTAAATATGTCTCTTACAACAACACTTAAATATTATGCCTTTTGTTTTTCAGAACTCAAAGAGTGCCCAAGGCCTGGTGGGACTAAAGAACTTAGGAAACACTGTAAGTACAGCAACCGCATGCAGGCTTAATTACAGTACATCTGTCTTGACTGTATTTAGCCAGATGCTGTGTCAAAATATAGTGTTGCTCTTGTATCTTTTATGGTGGAGGGTTGGGTGCACTGAGCTCCCAAAATCCAGTTAATCATAGTCTGTTGTGAGCTTGTTAATATCTGGTGCAGTCCTCATGAGAATGGAGGTCCAGCAGAGTATCTGCAAGGTAACAGGCCAAAGAGCGCTCCTAaaataaattgtgtgtgtgtgcctgtctgtTCTGTCAGTGAACAGTAACCTAATCACAGTGCTCTGAACTGTGGACCAGCACTCATTCTCTACGTGCTGTGCACATGCAGTGCAGACGGAAATAGACAGCACAGTCCTCCATAatgtgttgttgttattattattcaaaGTAGATTTCAAGAATATGGCTTTTAGACAAGACCACTTCCCACCATTTTTTTCAGGAAGCGGCATTTTTGAGTAGAAATTGGTATCCAGTTTTTTTGGGATGGAATAAACTCTCCTGAATCTTGAAAAAAATGGATACCAAAAATGGATAAATGCTATATTGCTGTCTCAGTTTTGAATATTGTTAAAATGTTTAAGAAAAATATGAACAGATGTTTGAATGACAGTACATAAAATGTGTTCTCTCAACAACAAACATGCATGTTTTCATTTGTGAAATTTCATACTGTCTTCTTAAGTTAActatttcaacagttcttttagtcagacaggaaagatTGTTTGAAATTTAACTTTCAGTCCAACATGCATTGAAACATGCATGTTGTTGTTATGCAGATGTTGAATATTTGTCTTTAATTCTTATTTTGGTCTAATTTGTCTTTTGGTCTAATGGTCATTTATTATATGTTGGTCATGATTTAAAAAACGTAACCTGGACATCAGAATACATGCACCGTTTGTTAGTAGTTTGTTCCTCATGAGCGGTATTCCGTGATCACTGTTAATCACTAAATAACTTATTAATGAAATGGCATAGAACATATAGAAGTGACAAATTAAGATGTGTGTGAGTAACATGATTTTTGTCATGATGTTATTCAGGAAAATACATAGAAATGTTGAACGCTTTATTTAAAATTTGTCGTTCATCTACTGTATACGTTTCTTGTCCATTTAGAAGCTAAAAATGGAAATGTTAGCTTGGTATCCTATTTTTCCATGAACTGGACCATTTAAACACCTTAAAAACAATACTGATATACTTCTACTCAAAAATGCCTGTTCACTTTTATAAAGCCACTTTCATGAATACTATCTAGACTATTTGGAAGACCCTCTGAACATGTAGCAGTTTAGGTTATGACTGGTTGCAAGGTTATAGGTTATATTTCAAATATCATATGGCATATAAAGTTGTCAGCTGATTGTTTTGAGAACTAAAAGTCAGGATACTCTATGTCTGTTTATGCATTTGCGGACATCAGTTTAAATGTGCTATGGCTAGAAACTTACAAACTCAATCAAGTCAATTAGAATGTCTCCTTTACTTCCACATGAGACTATGTAAAAATAATATTTGCAATTTATTTAAGCTTTTCTTTACCATGCAACATTTTTAGTGGGTCAGCAATTTACTTAGGCTAAGATATTTACTTCTTTAAACAGCATGGAAGATACCAGAATTTTCCAGAAATTGATGGTTTTACTTGTAAAACCTTCTGAATGACAAGCCAAGTCTGCTTCCTCCTTTAGGAACATGTCAAAATGTTTCTTGGTACCAGGAGCAGCTGTACAGTGGATTAttcaaaaacataaaaaggttggaatcagaacagactttacgtcacTGATGATGGAGAATCAAACTATCGCTTAGGACTGCACTTTTGTTCTAAATGTTCTCCAGTACCTCAGGATTACAACTAAGAAATGAATGAAAGTTGGATGCATCAGACAGAAAAATGACCTACCTAAACCTTTAGCAGAGCACTGCATCACCAAAGGCAGAAGCCATCACTTTAATCCAAAATTGATTTTGTCCTGGTCAGGTCTGGCAACATGCACTGGCATTGCACAGAGCTGCATCCACCATACTAAGGAACTGCCTTGGGttgtctggatggcaaccatccaagcagacaaccagtccatccccacttctcaaatTTCTATCAATTTATCTACTGCAGCCAGCACCACAGTGGCAAAGTAAATGTGCACCATTTAATGTGCAGTCAAGGGAGTGAGCAGAGGCACTGCAGTGTTAAGTGTCCATGAACATGCACACAACGGCAAAGGTGAAAGATGTCACAGTTCAACAACACCCCAGAGGGGTGAAACAGTGGCGGCACCTGGATGATCAGGAACCCAGTCGTATTTTAAACATTCAGTCACATTAATtgtctgggttttttttaatgttttacagTGCTTCATGAACAGCATCTTGCAGTGTCTCAGCAACACACACAGCCTGCGAGACTACTGCCTGCACAACTCGCACCGCAGAGACCTTAACAACAACAGCCGCACCAACACAGCCCTCATGGAAGGTGAGACGCGCATCACTCAGGCCTCCCTGGAATCCAAATCCACACCTATCAGCCTCTGACAACAGCGCCTCCTCTGTCACTGGACTGTAGTTGCATTTTATTATGATGTGCTTTTTGCTGTGTGGAGATGCATGATAAGAAGCATTATCTGACACAAGCTGGTTGTATGAGTCATAGcattaaagctacagtttgtAGGATTTCATTTCATCTAGTGTTGCAATATGTTTTCACAAAAAATTAATCGTAAAATATTTCAAAAAGTAGTGCACAAAAATCTGTACATGCATATCCCACATATTTTCTGCCTGGAGGCAGTGATGATTTTACCAACAACAAGGTGGATCATCTGAGCAAAAGTACAAGTGATAAGTCATGTtttacttattattattgttgtttttctaACCCAAAATCGACACCTTAACCTTAAAACAAATTGTCCATTTCTGAACATGAAATGTGCATAGCAGTTGTGCAGTTAGCAGtgctgggcacagttcagctaatccgatagcagctaattatcaaagctaatgtttttgctattggattagcttttcagatacgttttaaaaccatcatcgaaccgattatcttccgataaatttagttccgataactttcagtccgataatatTTTCTTTGGtagtaaagtttaacggtcaaaaatgtttgtaaaccctaaaatcaaacattttagtccatttgttttgtgtttctaGCCACGGAGCAGAGGCTGCCTGTtgattgctgatgacgtcatcattaagcgcaaaatgtgattggccggtcgacgcagagTAATttttttgtggctgtaatttaatcgccaaaactcggtgggggagaggagctctcatggcgcagctgtgtgtacagagggagggacttttcttcacgtttagacattgttttggatttaaaatgtggattatttattccgatgaatccgactgaaactaacacgtaagaatttatatttactacgtgtattttactctgccaatcaatgcattaatggatgcatttcggttgtttaagtggcagggttcaaagcatgcgaaaaaagcggcagcttttagtttgtaaatgacagtgtatctaataccgagataaactgtgacttctaatactgtgttttactgcttttgaaagatgatgacattgtttggggttttattttttatttactcatttttcatgtgttctttgtgtttgtgatccttgaatttacccagaagcccctgcagcgcttaaagtgaaactggtttatcagaagccagcagtgtaatctgatgtggccgtgtccaaatcaatactaatagttatcggttatctgtaataaattttttagtagtttattggtttatcatcataaaagataacttttcagttatctgattaatggttatcgaagctaactttttggttagctgtgcccaccactggcatttGGTTAGGAATATGCATCAAATATAGCGCTTAACGTTTTCGATCACATCGTATGAAACACATCATGAAATCAGGTATCGTTGTGAGGTGGTAGATTGAATTATGCCGTCTCCAGTCATGATTTGTTCCTTTCGCATATTTACGTCTTTGATGCCTGGGATTTATGCTTGCTTGCCTTCTCATGTAagtaatatgtatgatcctccatttcccaAAAATGACGGTTCTGACACTTATACACTGCATACACTAGAGTACACTTCGGGCCTCATATTTCAGTCCAAACCCAACCCCGCATCCGACAGAGTAGTGACCGTACCAGACCTGAGCCTGACAGGCATTTTAACATTTCTGCCTGAACCCAACGCTGTTGACGTCGGTGTTATTTCCATCTTAAACAAAATCgcaaacaggaagaaagctgTTAGAGCctgtattttccttttttttaatcaacaaaAATGATTGTTTGCATCATGTGAAGCAGACCTGTTGGCCCCAgcacagagtaaataaagtcttttaatctgacctgttgggttctttcagccggattcatcatcacagcctgacgatacCTGTTGTCCACATGACGCTCTTGTTTTTGAAGACAATGTCTGGAAATATTTGAATTTGTTATAGTGGAAATTGCATGTGAATAAATGCAGTATTTTTAAAGAGGTCCTCAGTATCGTAATGCAGTGCTCCAGTCACATTACTCTGCCTAAGCCGCTTTATCTCACTACCAACAAGGAGAAAAAAAttagttattttaaaagttgaaagttctttctgcaattattttattagggTCACGGTGCTCCATTGATTTGGGATcagcattcaccacagccatccatTGTCTCTGCAGCACTCTGCATGTGACGAAAATAAATCCTGTTATtgatccaccaagataaaaaaaaagtgtgttaaattacactgttaacaacaacaacatgtcattcattATGAGCAATTGAGTTTAGAGAGGCAGGGctgtgacatcatcatttcagaaaaGTTGCGTATGTTCAGTGTCTATGTGCTGGCATGACCAAACCCAACCTGAACCAGACTatcatttcaaaatatttgtcCAAACCTGACACATCGGCTCTTGTCGGGCCCGGATCAGGCACGCTCTAGTATACactcattttcttttcttttttcagtctTCTAACTATGCTGCAAAATGTGAGAGACAcattatgtcccttttgggctactgtatcaacatggatgTGCAACATGGTGACCTCATGAGGGGGCCCACTCTGCCCTTCTAGATGAAGGGCTCATTCactcatgaaaacacatcaatTCATTATCAGAGATAATTATACTCTAATGAACAGATAGTTATGAAttaatttctgctaataaacatccCTAAATTGTACACACTATCGATTTAAGCAGAAGGACCCAGCACCTTATACCGACATGGAGTTTCTGTTTGTCTTACCATCACTGTTACagctgtgtgaatgtgtgtgttggtaGAATTTGCCAAGCTGATGCAGACTATATGGACGTCGTCCAGCAATGAAGCAGTCAGCCCCTCTGAGTTCAAAACGCAGATCCAGAGATATGCTCCCAGATTTGTAGGATACAAGtaagttgtttatttttttaactctTCTCTCCATGTTCTGTGAGCTGTCACATATTTTATAGCATTTTATTGTTGTCTTATTTCTACCCAAGTTTTTTTCTGAGTGTAAAGTAACTGCTGACATAAGAGAGCTCATAAATAACTGGGTCTACAATTGCAGCCTTCATATGTCCAAAATGTGGGACCTAAGATGACACCCAATAAAAGCCTATCTGAACCTTATGGTACTGTATTTTCCAAGGTATATGTTGCTTTTAACTAGTTGCAGGACCTCCGGCACtagtttaaaaaatgtgaattgTACTCAAGAATGTACAATAGATTAAAAAGGAGACTGAAAGTGAGAAACCCCATCAGAAAGTTTACCCAGTAATTGGCCATTTCAGCCATTGCATTGAAGACCCACCAGCAAACATTTAATGCTAGTGACAGTTTGGACTGATTGAGACATTAGAATCAGACACAATACCTGCTGCAGTCAAATTGTTCTCAACCCAGGTCAGATCAGACTGAGTGATACTTGGACGCAGCCTGAATTGGGCCCATAAtgaaataattgtgacagcctgaGTACTTTGTAGCCAACAGGATGCTCAGGAGTTCCTGCGCTTCCTTCTCGACGGCCTGCACAATGAGGTCAACAGGGTCACTGTCAGACCGAGAGGAACTGCTGAAGACGTTGACCACCTACCGTAAGTAGTCGTCCCAGCAGACGGTGTATGTGGACAGAATCAGTGGGCCTACTGTATGTCTCTGAATGTTTGCTGGATTTCTGTGGTGTTTCTGTTTcgccatatggttttgaaaagtgTACTTTAGGCTTTTGGTATTATGCTTATATATATTTCCAGCTTCTTAcacacatttattttattatggTTTAAAAAACAGAGTTTTTATAACATGGCTACAACTTAATCATTCATAAAGGCTTCATTACTGTCAAAACATTAATTTATGAATATGTTTTGTAATAGTGTCTCTTCTTATGTTGTATTGTTGGCTGTATAAGTTTAAATACGTAGGGGTCAGAAGTAATCTCTGTAACTTTCACAATCATTACCCACAAAAGTAGGTCAACTTTGTGTCAATATTAAAAGCTGTTTGAATTATTTCTACCGTAAATTTTTCCCCCCAGTGTagcaaacctttttgaaaagtgcCTTTATTGTCCTGTGATCTGTCTGCTTTTTGGCTAAATGAAGCCTCATGTAACATTtggttctctttttaaaaaaaagggtTCAGAGCAAACTGAAATGGATTGAGCTCTATATTaagtcttttattttattttatttacttaattATTTTACAAATTTTGCACCATTTACCACCATAATAGGTTGAGCTAAAACTCTAAGCACCTCAGCTGATTCTCCCCCCAAGCAGCTTTTGTCCGATGCATTCTCCCCCTGCTCCACCCGAGCAAGCACCAAAATTCATTCTCCAAAAATTTAGgaaatttcttttgtttttagtttttgtttctCTCTCCCAGAGCTTGTTGCTCgacttcacctgcacttcaattaaatttatttaaatttattttgtttatatatcgccaaatcacagcaaagctgcctcaaggcgcttcacagaagtaaggtctaaccttaccaacccctagagcaagcacacaggtgacagtggtaaggaaaaactccctctgatgagttgaggaagaaccctcaagcagaccagtctcagagGGGTGAATTACTCAAAGGGCTACAGTTGGCTCATGATATACCAGGGCAGGCGTGGCATAACTAGATGCAACTCTGGGCAAACTTGGTGTACACTCCTTCTTAAACTCTTGCTATCTTGTGATAGTTCTTGGTGTGTTGGCTCTGCAAGAGTCCACCTTGATAAATTTAGTGAGATTAAATTATAGCAGTCGGCATTGGCTGCTGGCTCTCACACAGATCTTTGGCCTGTAAAACTGGAAGCGTGATGGAATCCATTGTTTGAATTAGCCAAGATAGCGGAGCAGTGATGCACAGGTCACATTTGGTTGTAGTGACAAATCTGTAAATACATGTTCAGATCAAAAAGTGTGGACTTTAGTTGACATATCATTTGTGCCCATGTTCAGGGATGAAGAGAAAGGGAAGAAGATGTGGAGCAAATACCTGGAGAGGGAAGATAGTAAGATAGTAGGTAAGTAAAACGATTTTGGTTGCTTTCAGGAATACCCACAAGAAATATCAGGCTGATATTAGTGTTTCATTGGTCTGTAGGACAATATTCATTTAGATCTAGTACTATGCAGATGGCACTCTAGAACTTCAACAAAAACTTCATGCCTAATCTATCATCTAGCAAAGGACAGTGCACAACACTGCACCACTCTCTCTCCTGACACATATTCACACCCAGTGCACATATTATTTAAAGACCAGGAACTTCAGATCACGTGTTTGTGTTGATTTCAAAGTAAAGTGTGGTCAGGTGGTGGTTTCATATCTATcatgtgtgcgtatatatatatatagatatatatatatatatatatatatatatatatatatatatatatatatatatatatatatatagatatatatagatatatatatatacgcacacactcacacacacacatttattgttatttatattAATTATTAAGCTCTTGCGTACAATttctacatgttcaataaagccccttcatcaatcagtcaatcataagCAATATTTACGTTTAAACAgggtctgcaggagggtgtgcgtgtgcgcatacatCAGCTTTTTACAAagcaaaagttagctttgagttagtgtgcacgctgacatccgcaaaatgtcttgtaaatgactccagaggtgttatcaggttacaaaaacagcattttaatttttagaagtgtttatttcttgctagctttaacataatatatgacaaagaagtTATATTTATACACAAACAAAACTAAGTTTGCAtttagctagaccagccactgacgtcacagtgccaCTCTACTCCGATTAGCTGTCATTTCCGCCCCTCAAATAAATGGAACAGAAtgggactttttaacctctttatataggtcaaggttagccatctctgaacttgtccaaggtctgtgtcccaagaatgttccctgtgaatttgaagactggcagtaataggactggacttatgctgaacacagagagacagacggatggacgcaaagccttcacaataccgatggccatatttgatgacctTGGGTAAAAATTCAATAATGAAAGAGCCTCACATGGTGGGTTCACAGTGCACAGCCTCTGTAAAGAGtactgtatttattattttgaaaTTTTATCTCAGATTTAGAACCTTCCTTTTTTAAATGATACATAAAATATGTTTAACTGTAATGTAGTTGTATGTATGCAATTCACATATCAGCACTTACTTTTAGTCTGTAGCTTTCTGTCCCAATTATAATTGTGGTTTCGAAAGAAAACAATTTGGGCACCTCTCTTCTATACAGATGTGTGATTGAACGTATGCCCATATAGCTTACAATCCAGCGCTGCTTGCTTGTGTTTGTTTAGTAAGACTATCCTTTAGCAGTTTTCCATTATTTTTTGAATGCGTCTCAAACAGTACTGATACATCACACgtctgttatacaacccctggcaaaaattatggaatcaccggcctcggaggatgttcattcagttgtttaattttgtagaaaaaaaagcagatcacagacatgacacaaaactaaagtaatttcaaatggcaactttctggctttaagaaacactataagaaatcaagaaaaaaaagattgtggcagtcagtaacggttacttttttagaccaagcagaagaaaaaaatatggaatcactcaattctgaggaaaaaattatggaatcaccctgtaaattttcatccccaaaactaacacctgcatcatatcagatctgctcgttagtctgcatctaaaaaggagtgatcacaccttggagagctgttgcaccaagtggactgacatgaatcatggctccaacacgagatgtcaattgaaacaaaggagaggattatcaaactcttaaaagagggtaaatcatcacgcaatgttgcaaaagatgttggttgttcacagtcagctgtgtctaaactctggaccaaatacaaacaacatgggaaggttgttaaaggcaaacatactggtagaccaaggaagacatcaaagcgtcaagacagaaaacttaaagcaataagtctcaaaaatcgaaaaatgcacaacaaaacaaatgaggaacgaatgggaggaaactggagtcaacgtctgtgaccgaactgtaagaaaccgcctaaaggaaatgggatttacatacagaaaagctaaacaaaagccatcattaacacctaaacagaaaaaaaaacaaggttacaatgggctaaggaaacgcaatcgtggactgtggatgactggatgaaagtcatattcagtgatgaagctcgaatctgcattgggcaaggtgatgatgctggaacttttgtttggtgccgttccaatgagatttataaagatgactgcctgaagagaacatgtaaatttccacagtcattgatgatatggggctgcatgtcaggtaaaggcactggggagatggctgtcattacatcatcaataaatgcacaagtttacgttgatattttggacaattgaaaggatgtttggggatgatgaaatcatttttcaagatgataatgcatcttgccatagagcaaaaactgtgaaaacattccttgcaaaaagacacatagggtcaatgtcatggcatagggtcaatgtcaatgagcagatctgatttgatgcaggtgttagtttgggggatgaaaatttacagggtgattccataatttattcctcagaattgagtgattccatatttttttcctctgcttggtctaaaaaagtaaccgttactgactgtcacaatcttttttcttgatttcttatagtgtttcttaaagccagaaagttgccatttgaaatgactttagttttgtgtcatgtctgtgatctgctttttttctacaaaattaaacaactgaatgaacatcatccgaggccagtgattccataatttttgccaggggttgtagcttgaCAAGGTAAAGAGAGGCAGGTGACAAGAAAATATCATTTGTTACCACCAGCTCCACACCCCCGACCCTAAAAGAAGAAAATCAagctttagttaaaaaaaaaaaattacagtattttttatttaaatcggTGATGCATCATGTTTTTCTTGCATCACTTCATTCTTTTTCCCCTCTTTCTCTTTATTCCATATTAGACCTGTTTGTAGGTCAGCTGAAGAGTTCTCTGACCTGCAGCTACTGTGGTTTCTGCTCCACTGTGTTTGACCCCTTCTGGGATCTCTCTTTACCGATCGCCAAGGttagaaacacacagacagaaagacacacacgTGCATGTCAGCGTAATCACAGCTGGACCAATGATTAGAATTTTTAGTTTTGGGGGAGGCAAAAAAGTTTGTGCTCACAGCTCTTAactacttttttattattattgtcttcCTTCTTGTCTCTgtactgttgtgtgtctgtggttctgTGTGATTGCTTGCATGTATGCTAATGTGAATGCGTTGGTGTTTGCACTCAGAAGGGCTACGGTGAGGTGAGTCTTATGGACTGTATGCGGTTCTTCACCAAAGAAGATGTCCTCGATGGGGACGAAAAGCCTGTAAGTGTGCAGAACGACAGCCACATGGAGGAGGGTGATGGTGACATGGTGTTAGACGCTTACAGCTTTTCCTGTCAGTGC
The sequence above is drawn from the Thalassophryne amazonica chromosome 4, fThaAma1.1, whole genome shotgun sequence genome and encodes:
- the usp2a gene encoding ubiquitin carboxyl-terminal hydrolase 2a isoform X3, whose amino-acid sequence is MPSMRQSYTVTVPEEPPPAAAFPFLKQEMRRKGSMSGSVLVSTFVGLLINQAKNSKSAQGLVGLKNLGNTCFMNSILQCLSNTHSLRDYCLHNSHRRDLNNNSRTNTALMEEFAKLMQTIWTSSSNEAVSPSEFKTQIQRYAPRFVGYNQQDAQEFLRFLLDGLHNEVNRVTVRPRGTAEDVDHLPDEEKGKKMWSKYLEREDSKIVDLFVGQLKSSLTCSYCGFCSTVFDPFWDLSLPIAKKGYGEVSLMDCMRFFTKEDVLDGDEKPTCYRCKARRRCTKKFTIQKFPKILVLHLKRFSEARRTSKLSTFVNFPSKDLDLREFASENSMNAVYNLYAVSNHSGTTMGGHYTAYCRNPNSGEWYTFNDSRVTPMSSSQVRSSDAYVLFYELASSSRM
- the usp2a gene encoding ubiquitin carboxyl-terminal hydrolase 2a isoform X4, which encodes MPSMRQSYTVTVPEEPPPAAAFPFLKQEMRRKGSMSGSVLVSTFVGLLINQAKNSKSAQGLVGLKNLGNTCFMNSILQCLSNTHSLRDYCLHNSHRRDLNNNSRTNTALMEEFAKLMQTIWTSSSNEAVSPSEFKTQIQRYAPRFVGYNQQDAQEFLRFLLDGLHNEVNRVTVRPRGTAEDVDHLPDEEKGKKMWSKYLEREDSKIVDLFVGQLKSSLTCSYCGFCSTVFDPFWDLSLPIAKGYGEVSLMDCMRFFTKEDVLDGDEKPTCYRCKARRRCTKKFTIQKFPKILVLHLKRFSEARRTSKLSTFVNFPSKDLDLREFASENSMNAVYNLYAVSNHSGTTMGGHYTAYCRNPNSGEWYTFNDSRVTPMSSSQVRSSDAYVLFYELASSSRM